One Anolis carolinensis isolate JA03-04 chromosome 4, rAnoCar3.1.pri, whole genome shotgun sequence DNA window includes the following coding sequences:
- the LOC134298951 gene encoding uncharacterized protein LOC134298951, with protein sequence MFKDSISNTTTDPFKPKSTFCPSTDNIYIKCFEKAVERDFNKLTTRRQPYHSNLSELERTTLVKLSNLKEVVWKPADKGGAIVLLNKRDYIKEVNLQLSNSKFYQPIATDPTKHIQSLIRVVCQEGLSMGFISSSTFKYLQNDFPRIPIFYILPKIHKGIIPPPGRPIISGSSSVLEPVAKYLDSFCQPFVPLCDSYIKDTKHFINIVENLNIEEDSILVTIDVTSLYTNIPLDEARTIIENILRRRTKLQPPTHFLMDLLDIVLEKNYFRFQNQFYFQTFGVAMGSPLAPSIANLFMAHLENTILHNPSLNMYYSNIIYYGRFIDDIFIVFKTTEAAVGFSNWINTIHTSIKFTSHLNLSHINFLDVTVYKHHNKLLVKNFRKPSDKNSFLHYNSFHHFGLKTNLPFSQLLRLKRNSSSNEHFIHESLTLSQEFRSRGYPKHVIKKALIKAEKTDRTTLLKESAKPTKNQIIWTQELSHYSKHIIQIIKKHWHLLQDIPGCDKLPIFGNRRTKNIREYLIHTDLTTPISTPKSTLRGHYPCGHCKCCPQSWKTKEIYNHRNKVGTTLKHFSTCNSNNVIYLLTCDCDLWYIGKTTRSLRIRISEHKSRIKNLSTESLLYSHFTQYKHSPTSFKFCVLECISQKPFMDLEKLLSQREMYWIFKFKTFSPQGLNESLNFSCFL encoded by the coding sequence ATGTTTAAAGACAGCATATCCAACACAACCACAGATCCTTTCAAACCCAAAAGTACCTTCTGCCCTTCCACAGATAACATTTACATTAAATGCTTTGAAAAAGCTGTAGAGAGGGACTTTAACAAGCTAACTACTCGTAGACAACCATACCACTCAAATTTATCAGAATTAGAAAGAACCACTCTGGTCAAATTGAGCAACCTCAAAGAGGTAGTCTGGAAACCAGCAGATAAAGGGGGAGCTATAGTATTACTTAACAAAAGAGATTATATTAAGGAAGTCAACCTCCAGTTATCAAATAGTAAATTCTACCAACCTATTGCAACAGACCCCACTAAACACATTCAGTCCCTTATTAGGGTGGTGTGTCAAGAGGGATTATCCATGGGATTTATCTCTTCTTCTACATTTAAATACTTACAAAATGACTTCCCTAGGATACCTATCTTTTATATTCTTCCTAAGATTCATAAAGGCATCATTCCACCCCCAGGCCGACCTATTATTTCTGGTTCATCTTCTGTATTGGAACCAGTTGCTAAATATCTAGACTCCTTTTGCCAACCATTTGTCCCTCTCTGTGATTCCTACATTAAAGACACAAAGCACTTCATTAATATCGTAGAAAATCTCAATATTGAGGAGGACAGCATTTTAGTTACGATTGATGTCACCTCACTCTATACTAACATTCCACTAGATGAGGCTCGTACCATTATAGAAAATATCCTTCGTAGGAGAACAAAGTTGCAACCACCTACACACTTCTTGATGGACTTGTTAGATATAGTACTAGAGAAAAATTATTTCcgttttcaaaaccaattttactTTCAGACCTTCGGTGTCGCTATGGGAAGTCCGTTAGCTCCATCGATTGCCAATCTATTCATGGCACATTTAGAAAACACTATATTGCAtaatccatctttaaatatgtactattctaatataatatactatggccgattcattgatgatatattcatagtatttaaaacaactgaagccgcagtaggattctctaattggattaacactatacatacgtctattaaatttaccagtcatctcaacctgtcacatatcaattttttagatgttactgtgtataaacatcataacaaactgttggtcaagaacttcagaaaaccatcagataagaattcttttcttcattataacagcttccaccactttggtttaaagaccaatcttccattttcacaactacttagactaaagcgtaactcaagctctaatgaacatttcattcatgaaagcctgaccttaagccaggagtttagaagtagaggctatcctaaacatgtcatcaaaaaggcattaattaaagctgaaaaaactgatagaaccaccctactgaaagaatctgctaaaccaactaaaaatcaaattatctggacacaagaattatcacattactccaaacacataatccaaattataaaaaaacactggcatcttcttcaagatattCCAGGTTGcgataaattacctatttttggaaacaggcgtactaaaaatattagagaatatttaatccatacagatttaacCACTCCTATTAGTACACCAaagagcaccctgagaggccattatccttgtggtcactgtaagtgttgtcctcaatcttggaagactaaggagatatataatcataggaacaaagtgggcaccacactaaaacatttttctacttgtaatagcaacaatgtaatctacctcttgacatgtgactgtgatctctggtatattggaaaaacaaccagatccttgagaatcagaatctctgaacataaatccagaatcaaaaatttatctacagaatctcttttatattcacacttcacccaatacaaacattcacctacctcatttaaattttgtgttctggaatgcatctctcaaaaacctttcatggacttggaaaaactattatcccaaagggaaatgtactggatctttaagtttaaaaccttttcccctcagggacttaatgaatcacttaattttagctgtttcctttaa